The window ctgtggtttttggggctgtggttctttggggctgtggttctttggggctgtggtttttggggctgtggtttttggggctgtggttctttgggctgcggttctttgggctgtggtttttgggctgtggttctttgggctgtggtttttggggctgtggttctttggggctgtggttcctTGGGCTGCGgtttttggggctgtggttctttggggctgtggtttttggggctgtggttctttggggctgtggttctttgggctgtggttctttgggctgtggttcttggggctgtggttcttggggctgtggttctttgggctgtggttctttggggctgtggttcttggggctctgGTTCTTGGAGCTGTGGTactttgggctgtggttctttgggctgtggttctttgggctctggttcttggggctgtggttcttggggctgtggttctttgggctgtggttctttgggctgtggttctttggggctgtggttctcggggctgtggttctttgggcttTGGTTTTTTCTGATCCCTCCTCGCATCCTCCCAGATGTGCGTTAGATCCACCCTCCACGTGTGAAGTGGCGTCTGCACAAAGTAGTCCAgtatgtcatttgtcacctctAATTTCCTCCACAACCATTTCTCCAGCTCCAAACAGAAGAGGTCACCTACCAGATGTCtctgatgagattaattagctGCATCATGTGTGAAATGTGATGTTTACTTTAGTCTtgcagctctttattaaaacaaagtGTATTTTTAAATTGATTTGTTGATATATTTGTATAATTTTATTGATGTAATTTAAAACCAAAACTGTcaaatttttactttttaatccAAACTGAATTTTACTGAACatgtaaatttaaattaaacaagtgtttttctttcctgttaGCAGCTATCagagacctgaacctgaacctgaacctgaacctgaacctggacctgaacccagctgtgtgtcctttaagagcgacAGGTCCAATCCTCGGATAATTAATTTCCAACATGATGTTCCATCAGCCCAACAGTGAGTAGCTGTCAGTGTTCAGTGGAGGCTGCATCATGTTTCAGATGAATTGTTTCAGACTTGGATCAGTTCTTGATGTCtctgatgagattaattagctgcatcatgtgtgtaATGTGATCTTTACTTTAGTCTTTCTGCTCTTTATTGAAACAAAGTGTaattttcaattaatttattcaaaatgtataattttaCTGATATGTCAGTCAGTGATGTTAACTTGTTAGATTTAATCtcaaaacaaaactgtcacatttttactttttaatccaaactgaatttgactgaacatgtaaatttaaattagacaactgtttttttcttgttagcAGCTATCagagacctgaacctgaacctgaatacAGCAGTAGGTCCTTTCCGAGAGGTTCAGTGGGAAATCTTTCGAGGAACAACCGGAGTCTTTCATCAGCCCAACAGTGAGTATCTGTCAGTGTTCAGTGGAGGCTGCATCATGTTTCAGATTAATTATTTCAGACTTGGATCAGTTCTTGATGTCtctgatgagattaattagctgcatcatgtgtgtaATGTGATGTTTACTTTAGTCTTTCTGCTCTTTATTGAAACAAAGTGTATTTTTCAGTTAAtctattttctttacttttttaaaacttttttaaatttatttaatttctgtcacatttttactttttaatatAAACTGAATTGTACTGAACatgtaaatttaaattaaacaagAGTTTTTTTCCTGTTAGCATCTATCagagacctgaacctgaacctgaacctgaacccagctgtgtgtccatgcaGAGCGACAGGTCAAAGGGTCGTTTTATTGACTTTAAAGCAGACCAACGTTCCCGGCCTCAGAGGTGAGCTGTGTGTAAATGGTGTAACACTGTAAACTGTACgagagtcagtttgaacagttctTATTCCAActtgtgtttaatgtgagctctGATTCACATCCATTTCATGTTCACATGTGAAACTGTCAAAGTGGAAAGAATGGATGCTAATATAGGTCTCTTTTAGGGggtaaaatattaataatatttaTTATATGGGACCTTTTTCTAAAATAAACgtcatgaacaaagtcagctgctttacaaacagtctaacatgaacaaagtcagctgctttacaaacagtctaacatgaacaaagtcacaTGGATCAATAACATGAAGCTGAACCTCAGTACAGCAGTGGGTCCTTTACGAGAGGATCAGAGGAAAATAtccggggttagggttggggctgtggttctttggggctgtggttctttgggctgtggttctttggggctgtggttctttgggctgtggttcttggggctgtggttctttggggctgtggttcttggggctgtggttctttggggctgtggttctttggggctgtggttctttgggctgtggttcttggggctgtggttctttggggctgtggttcttggggctgtggttctttggggctgtggttctttggggctgtggttctttgggctgtggttcttggggctgtggttcttggggctgtggttctttggggctgtggttctttgggctgtggttcttggggctgtggttctttggggctgtggttctttgggctgtggttctttggggctgtggttctttgggctgtggttctttggggctgtggttctttggggctgtggttctttgggctgtggttctttggggctgtggttcttggggctgtggttctttggggctgtggttcttggggctgtggttctttggggctgtggttcttggggctgtggttctttgggctgtggttctttggggctgtggttcttggggctgtggttctttggggctgtggttcttggggctgtggttctttggggctgtggttcttggggctgtggttcttggggctgtggttcttggggctgtggttctttggggctgtggttcttggggctgtggttctttggggctgtggttctttgggctgtggttcttggggctgtggttcttggggctgtggttctttggggctgtggttctttgggctgtggttcttggggctgtggttcttggggctgtggttctttggggctgtggttctttggggctgtggttctttggggctgtggtttttggggctgtggttctttgggctgtggttcttggggctgtggttctttggggctgtggttcttggggctgtggttctttggggctgtggttcttggggctgtggttcttggggctgtggtttttggggctttggtttttggggctgtggttcttggggctgtggttctttggggctgtggttctttggggctgtggtttttggggctgtggtttttggggctgtggttctttgggctgcggttctttgggctgtggtttttgggctgtggttctttgggctgtggtttttggggctgtggttctttggggctgtggttcctTGGGCTGCGgtttttggggctgtggttctttgggctgtggttctttgggctgtggtttTTGGGGCTctggttctttggggctgtggttcttggggctgtggttctttggggctgtggtttttggggctgtggttcttggggctgtggtttttggggctgtggttctttggggctgtggttctttgggctgtggttctttgggctgtggttctttgggctgtggttcttggggctgtggttcttggggctgtggttctttgggctgtggttctttgggctgtggttctttgggctgtggttcttggggctgtggttcttggggctgtggttctttgggctgtggttctttgggctgtggttctttgggctgtggttctttgggctgtggttcttggggctgtggttcttggggctgtggttctttgggctgtggttctttgggctgtggttctttgggctgtggttcttggggctgtggttcttggggctgtggttcttggggctgtggttctttgggcttTGGTTTTCGCTGATCCCTCCTCGCATCCTCCCAGATGTGCGTTAGATCCACCCTCCACGTGTGAAGTGGCTTCTGCACAAAGTAGTCCAgtatgtcatttgtcacctctAATTTCCTCCACAACCATTTCTCCAGCTCCAAACAGAAGAGGTCACCTACCAGATGTCtctgatgagattaattagctgcatcatgtgtgtaATCTGATGTTTACTTTAGTCTtgcagctctttattaaaacaaagtGTATTTTTAAATTGATTTGTTGATATATTTGTATAATTTTATTGATGTAATTTAAAACCAAAACTGTcaaatttttacttttaaataCAAACTGAATTTTACTGAACatgtaaatttaaattaaacaagtgtttttctttcctgttaGCAGCTATCagagacctgaacctgaacctgaacccagctgtgtgtcctttaagagcgacTGGTCCAATCCTCGGTCAATTAATTTCCAACATGATGTCCCATCAGCCCAACAGTGAGTAGCTGTCAGTGTTCAGTGGAGGCTGCATCATGTTTCAGATGAATTATTTCAGACTTGGATCAGTTCTTGATGTCtctgatgagattaattagctgcatcatgtgtgtaATGTGATGTTTACTTTAGTCTTTCTGCTCTTTATTGAAACTAAGTGTATTTTTcagttgatttattttctttactttttctttacttttttaatttatttaatttctgtcacatttttactttttaatatAAACTGAATTGTACTGAACATGTACATTTAAATTAAACATGAGTTTTTTTCCTGTTAGCATCTATCagagacctgaacctgaacctgaacctgaacccagctgtgtgtccatgcaGAGCGACTGGTCAAAGGGTCATCTTATTGACTTTAAATCAGACCAACGTTCACGGCCTCAGAGGTGAGCTGTGTGTAAATGGTGTAACACTGTAAAATGTACcagagtcagtttgaacagttctTATTCCAActtgtgtttaatgtgagctctGATTCACATCCATTTCATGTTGACATGTCAAACTGTCAAAGTGGAAAGAATGGATGCTAATATAGGTCTCTTTTAGGGGGTAAAATTAACATTTTGatgctgaaagaccaaagttctttacaaTCTTACTCTGAGAAATATTTGCTGAACttattgatgattctctgatggagtttggcccAAAGTGGTGAGCCCTGACCCATCCTTGTTGGAGAGGCTgaacctttggtggatgctgctgttatacccaatcctgacaccctcacctgtcagaagcatttaaaatacataaaagaatataaagagaaacaaataaaataatttaaatgaatttaaaaaccagcaacagtccagataagttcaaagatatcgtgcagatttcatgtatagacacatgagaacagaaatgtttttaacctggatttaaaaatgtctccattaggtgaaagtttaatctccactggcagtttgttccacttgtttgcagcataacagctaaatgctgcttctccatgtttagtctggactctggactggaccagctgacctgagtccttggatctaagagctctgctggctttatattctctgaacagatcacagattgtaaaccatcagcaggcttttaaaatctattctgtgactgactggaagccagagtaaagattttaaagctgctgtgatgtgttcagatctcttagtccgggttaaaactccagcagcagcgttctggatgagctgcagatgtttaatgctctttgtgggaagtccagttaaaagagcgttacagtgatggagtctgctggagatgaatgcatggatgagtttctcctggaaacctttaattctgttgatgtttctgaggtggtaaaaagctgccttggtgacagctttgatgtggctgctgaaagtcagatctgagtctatcaacactccgaggttaccaacctggtcagtgattgtaagggcccgagtctcaagatatttaccaacgctgaccctcttctctttgctaccaaacagaatgatctcagtttggtcttcatttaacccatttaggcctaagacgcctggaaaagaatgcctgtaaaacctacgggcgatttcagaaagaccccctaaaacctgaagtttttctggaaattcagcaattgtgtcaacccCTAataatgattgatttctcagcctctgtagcagatagaaacaaaattcaaaaagtatttgagagcttacacctgtggctttctttggaaattgagtttatttacatacaccttcacgaaaatagaaaaagtaaaaagtgaagtgcaggaacagcgctattttcaattagaaatttaattttatatttaaattatttatttatctatttattttatcgccagtaatctcttcgtactggcagcacaaggagcccatacacattccaataaacgttttcatctctgGCACAGTTACGTGGGACCACCTTgtcatctttgctcgagctggagtctgatgtacctgctcactgtatctgttcgtctcggaaacgagatgcgcccaaagctcctcagtaaaaatatgattaaatgcctgcaacggtgtggcatctgcaggtaaaccgACTTTCAccgctggtgtgcggttgaaatctcgccgccgattacggtggtaattgtcagtcttccactcacattcaaacccttcaaaatcatcttcaaacatatgtgctcgccataaatctccatcaattgggtcagcacgttcatcagcatcatcataagccaagaaactcctcacaatcgctaccgtctgaaatgtcttcccactgaaagtcctccatgcttgttcgacgtagcttaacttcaaaacaatgacacgaggaacatgacgacactctcacgtgtctattataaggcctttaattggcgcagaggtcaataattggtgcaaaacaacccttatacatgaaaaaagacatgtatgctttcccggccttaaaggtagaataacgcaacagcgcccccggctttaaaggtagaaatgcagCAATGCTTTTTACAATGggttaattgtagaaaattctctctcatccaggtgtttacttcctctagacactgacacagtacgtctgctgggctgcagtcgccatggtgacagagacacataaagttgtgtatcgtctgcataactgtgataattgatgttaaaatgctgcaatatctgacccaaagggagcatatacaagttaaacagaagaggtccaataattgacccctgggggactccacaagtcatggccactcgctcagattcatagctgccaactgtaacaaaataactctatTCTATAAACTTTCCGTCTTTCTGTGACTCCAGAACAACTTTTACTGAGTGTTGCTGCATCATGTTCTACATTTGGTTCTGTTTTCTAAACACAAAgaagttggtcagtgaagactCTGAATTCCTTTCTTTGGACTCgtttctgttcaataaattTGGAAACCAATGAACTAATTCCAGACTGaagtttttgttgtattttagaaACTACAGCTACGATCCAACCAACACGTCAGCTGGACTCCtcacaaagaaacaaatcttTTGTCTGTTCACACAGTTCTGTATCCCTTCCTCCTCACACTGCTTCATCTGAcatcagcttcctcccactgttagAAACACACTGAGCTCTTATCTTCTGGAACACAGATGCTGATGATGTGCAGCTTCAGAGTTCATCAGCTGCTTTATGGCTGCGTTCACTGCTCACATCCACACATCCCTTCATGGACCTTCAgcttgtgttgctctctgtgtgcacagacacaatgtgagctcattcttcatgattcctccacagagtggaccagcagagctcagagggtcccagtggtccgtctgcccagcagcatcaaacacagctggactccatatttatggtctgtacatgtacaacaactacttttccatctgttctgctcacagccatctccatgctgcactctgtaggccagtgggttgtcagtgtatccaacatggatctgatgtttggctccatggtttcagtctgatcggctcattcatatagttttctgttccagctgctggaggacaacatgctcacttttgtgaaggaggagctgaagaagatgcagaaggctctgagtccagattacccagaatgcttagagagtcagagggagggtgaggatgaagagcagaggagcagcagagaggcattagtgaagatcacagttcacttcctgaggagaatgaagcaggaggagctggctgaccgtctgcagagcagtaagaggatttctctaaaggtttaacctgctggataaatgacacatttactgatgtctcagcacacagaacagcagatgttcagatactcattctgtacagggttggaatgtctgtttactgatgttatttcttgtcttcattcagaacttgttgctgcagtttgtggacgtaaagttaaatgtgctctgaagaagaagttccagtgtgtgtttgaggggattcctaaagcaggaaagccaacccttctgaatcagatctacacagagctctacatcacagagggagggagcggagaggtcaatgatgaacatgaggtcagacagattgaagcagcatccaggaaagcaggcagagcagaaacatccatcagacaggaagacatctttaaaggcccacctggaagagatgaaccaatcagaacagtgctgacaaagggagtggctggcattgggaaaacagtcttaacacagaagttcactctggactgggctgaaggcaaagccaaccaggacatccacttcatgtttccattcactttcagagagctgaatgtgctgagagagagaaagttcagcttggtggagcttgttcatcacttctttactgagaccaaagcagcaggaatctgcagctttgaacagttccaggttgtgttcatctttgacggtctggatgagtgtcgacttcctctggacttccacagcaaggagcccctggctgatgctacagagcccacctcagtggatgtgctgctgacaaacctcatcagggggaagctgcttccctctgctcgcctctggataaccacacgacccgcagcagccaatcagatccctgctggctgtgtcggcatggtgacagaggtcagagggttcactgacccacagaaggaggagtacttcaggaagagattcagagattcagagcaggccagcaggatcatctcccacatccagacatcccgaagcctccacatcatgtgccacatcccggtcttctgctggatcactgctacagttctggaggatgtgttggacaccagagagggagcagagctgcccagcaccctgactgagatgtacatccacttcctggtggttcaggccaaagtgaagcagctcaagtatgatggaggagctgcgacagatccacactggagtccagagagcaggaagatgattgagtctctgggaaaactggcttttgagcagctgcagaaaggaaacctgatcttctatgaatcagacctgaaagagtgtggcatcgatatctcagcagcctcagtgtactcaggagtgttcacacagatctttagagaggagagagggctgtaccaggagaaggtgttctgcttcatccatctgagtgttcaggagtttctggctgctcttcatgtgcatcgGACCTTCAGcaactctggactcaacctgatggTGGAACAACAAAAGAGGTTTAAATCattcaaagacaaaaaagacCTAAAATATCTCCATCAGATTGCTGTGAACaaggccttagagagtccaaatggacacctggacctgttcctccgcttcctcctgggtctttccctgcagaccaatcagaggctcctacgaggcctgctgacacagacaggaagtagctcacagaccaatcaggaaacagttGATTACATCAAGGAGAAGATCAGTTGggatctgtctgcagagagaagcatcaatctgttccactgtctgaatgaactgaatgatcgttctctggtggagcagatccaacaggccctgagttcaggaagtctctccaccgataaactgtctcctgctcagtggtcagctctggtcttcatcttactgtcatcagga is drawn from Odontesthes bonariensis isolate fOdoBon6 chromosome 21, fOdoBon6.hap1, whole genome shotgun sequence and contains these coding sequences:
- the LOC142372135 gene encoding uncharacterized protein LOC142372135 isoform X6, translating into MDPSDRNSSQRPEPEPEPEYSSGSFPRGSVGNLSRNNRSLSSGYPIYQRPEPEPEPEPSCVSMQSDRSKGHLIDFKADQRSRPQSSYQRPEPEPEPEPEPEPEPGPEPSCVSFKSDWSNPRIINFQHDVPSDQHYQRPEPEPEYSSRSFPRGSVGNLSRNNRSLSSAQHIYQRPEPEPEPEPSCVSMQSDRSKGRLIDFKADQRSRPQSSYQRPEPEPEPEPEPGPEPSCVSFKSDRSNPRIINFQHDVPSAQHSYQRPEPEPEYSSRSFPRGSVGNLSRNNRSLSSAQHIYQRPEPEPEPEPSCVSMQSDRSKGRFIDFKADQRSRPQSSYQRPEPEPEPSCVSFKSDWSNPRSINFQHDVPSAQHIYQRPEPEPEPEPSCVSMQSDWSKGHLIDFKSDQRSRPQRVDQQSSEGPSGPSAQQHQTQLDSIFMLLEDNMLTFVKEELKKMQKALSPDYPECLESQREGEDEEQRSSREALVKITVHFLRRMKQEELADRLQSKLVAAVCGRKVKCALKKKFQCVFEGIPKAGKPTLLNQIYTELYITEGGSGEVNDEHEVRQIEAASRKAGRAETSIRQEDIFKGPPGRDEPIRTVLTKGVAGIGKTVLTQKFTLDWAEGKANQDIHFMFPFTFRELNVLRERKFSLVELVHHFFTETKAAGICSFEQFQVVFIFDGLDECRLPLDFHSKEPLADATEPTSVDVLLTNLIRGKLLPSARLWITTRPAAANQIPAGCVGMVTEVRGFTDPQKEEYFRKRFRDSEQASRIISHIQTSRSLHIMCHIPVFCWITATVLEDVLDTREGAELPSTLTEMYIHFLVVQAKVKQLKYDGGAATDPHWSPESRKMIESLGKLAFEQLQKGNLIFYESDLKECGIDISAASVYSGVFTQIFREERGLYQEKVFCFIHLSVQEFLAALHVHRTFSNSGLNLMVEQQKRFKSFKDKKDLKYLHQIAVNKALESPNGHLDLFLRFLLGLSLQTNQRLLRGLLTQTGSSSQTNQETVDYIKEKISWDLSAERSINLFHCLNELNDRSLVEQIQQALSSGSLSTDKLSPAQWSALVFILLSSGKHLDVFELKKYSASEEALLRLLPVVKASNKAV
- the LOC142372135 gene encoding uncharacterized protein LOC142372135 isoform X3; its protein translation is MDPSDRNSSQRPEPEPEPEYSSGSFPRGSVGNLSRNNRSLSSGYPIYQRPEPEPEPEPSCVSMQSDRSKGHLIDFKADQRSRPQSSYQRPEPEPEPEPEPEPEPGPEPSCVSFKSDWSNPRIINFQHDVPSDQHSYQRPEPEPEYSSRSFPRGSVGNLSRNNRSLSSAQHIYQRPEPEPEPEPSCVSMQSDRSKGRLIDFKADQRSRPQSYQRPEPEPEPEPEPGPEPSCVSFKSDRSNPRIINFQHDVPSAQHSYQRPEPEPEYSSRSFPRGSVGNLSRNNRSLSSAQHIYQRPEPEPEPEPSCVSMQSDRSKGRFIDFKADQRSRPQSSYQRPEPEPEPSCVSFKSDWSNPRSINFQHDVPSAQHIYQRPEPEPEPEPSCVSMQSDWSKGHLIDFKSDQRSRPQRVDQQSSEGPSGPSAQQHQTQLDSIFMLLEDNMLTFVKEELKKMQKALSPDYPECLESQREGEDEEQRSSREALVKITVHFLRRMKQEELADRLQSKLVAAVCGRKVKCALKKKFQCVFEGIPKAGKPTLLNQIYTELYITEGGSGEVNDEHEVRQIEAASRKAGRAETSIRQEDIFKGPPGRDEPIRTVLTKGVAGIGKTVLTQKFTLDWAEGKANQDIHFMFPFTFRELNVLRERKFSLVELVHHFFTETKAAGICSFEQFQVVFIFDGLDECRLPLDFHSKEPLADATEPTSVDVLLTNLIRGKLLPSARLWITTRPAAANQIPAGCVGMVTEVRGFTDPQKEEYFRKRFRDSEQASRIISHIQTSRSLHIMCHIPVFCWITATVLEDVLDTREGAELPSTLTEMYIHFLVVQAKVKQLKYDGGAATDPHWSPESRKMIESLGKLAFEQLQKGNLIFYESDLKECGIDISAASVYSGVFTQIFREERGLYQEKVFCFIHLSVQEFLAALHVHRTFSNSGLNLMVEQQKRFKSFKDKKDLKYLHQIAVNKALESPNGHLDLFLRFLLGLSLQTNQRLLRGLLTQTGSSSQTNQETVDYIKEKISWDLSAERSINLFHCLNELNDRSLVEQIQQALSSGSLSTDKLSPAQWSALVFILLSSGKHLDVFELKKYSASEEALLRLLPVVKASNKAV
- the LOC142372135 gene encoding protein NLRC3-like isoform X10, with amino-acid sequence MQSDRSKGHLIDFKADQRSRPQSSYQRPEPEPEPEPEPEPEPGPEPSCVSFKSDWSNPRIINFQHDVPSDQHSYQRPEPEPEYSSRSFPRGSVGNLSRNNRSLSSAQHIYQRPEPEPEPEPSCVSMQSDRSKGRLIDFKADQRSRPQSSYQRPEPEPEPEPEPGPEPSCVSFKSDRSNPRIINFQHDVPSAQHSYQRPEPEPEYSSRSFPRGSVGNLSRNNRSLSSAQHIYQRPEPEPEPEPSCVSMQSDRSKGRFIDFKADQRSRPQSSYQRPEPEPEPSCVSFKSDWSNPRSINFQHDVPSAQHIYQRPEPEPEPEPSCVSMQSDWSKGHLIDFKSDQRSRPQRVDQQSSEGPSGPSAQQHQTQLDSIFMLLEDNMLTFVKEELKKMQKALSPDYPECLESQREGEDEEQRSSREALVKITVHFLRRMKQEELADRLQSKLVAAVCGRKVKCALKKKFQCVFEGIPKAGKPTLLNQIYTELYITEGGSGEVNDEHEVRQIEAASRKAGRAETSIRQEDIFKGPPGRDEPIRTVLTKGVAGIGKTVLTQKFTLDWAEGKANQDIHFMFPFTFRELNVLRERKFSLVELVHHFFTETKAAGICSFEQFQVVFIFDGLDECRLPLDFHSKEPLADATEPTSVDVLLTNLIRGKLLPSARLWITTRPAAANQIPAGCVGMVTEVRGFTDPQKEEYFRKRFRDSEQASRIISHIQTSRSLHIMCHIPVFCWITATVLEDVLDTREGAELPSTLTEMYIHFLVVQAKVKQLKYDGGAATDPHWSPESRKMIESLGKLAFEQLQKGNLIFYESDLKECGIDISAASVYSGVFTQIFREERGLYQEKVFCFIHLSVQEFLAALHVHRTFSNSGLNLMVEQQKRFKSFKDKKDLKYLHQIAVNKALESPNGHLDLFLRFLLGLSLQTNQRLLRGLLTQTGSSSQTNQETVDYIKEKISWDLSAERSINLFHCLNELNDRSLVEQIQQALSSGSLSTDKLSPAQWSALVFILLSSGKHLDVFELKKYSASEEALLRLLPVVKASNKAV
- the LOC142372135 gene encoding protein NLRC3-like isoform X13; this encodes MDPSDRNSSQRPEPEPEPEYSSGSFPRGSVGNLSRNNRSLSSGYPIYQRPEPEPEPEPSCVSMQSDRSKGHLIDFKADQRSRPQSSYQRPEPEPEPEPEPEPEPGPEPSCVSFKSDWSNPRIINFQHDVPSDQHSYQRPEPEPEYSSRSFPRGSVGNLSRNNRSLSSAQHIYQRPEPEPEPEPSCVSMQSDRSKGRLIDFKADQRSRPQRVDQQSSEGPSGPSAQQHQTQLDSIFMLLEDNMLTFVKEELKKMQKALSPDYPECLESQREGEDEEQRSSREALVKITVHFLRRMKQEELADRLQSKLVAAVCGRKVKCALKKKFQCVFEGIPKAGKPTLLNQIYTELYITEGGSGEVNDEHEVRQIEAASRKAGRAETSIRQEDIFKGPPGRDEPIRTVLTKGVAGIGKTVLTQKFTLDWAEGKANQDIHFMFPFTFRELNVLRERKFSLVELVHHFFTETKAAGICSFEQFQVVFIFDGLDECRLPLDFHSKEPLADATEPTSVDVLLTNLIRGKLLPSARLWITTRPAAANQIPAGCVGMVTEVRGFTDPQKEEYFRKRFRDSEQASRIISHIQTSRSLHIMCHIPVFCWITATVLEDVLDTREGAELPSTLTEMYIHFLVVQAKVKQLKYDGGAATDPHWSPESRKMIESLGKLAFEQLQKGNLIFYESDLKECGIDISAASVYSGVFTQIFREERGLYQEKVFCFIHLSVQEFLAALHVHRTFSNSGLNLMVEQQKRFKSFKDKKDLKYLHQIAVNKALESPNGHLDLFLRFLLGLSLQTNQRLLRGLLTQTGSSSQTNQETVDYIKEKISWDLSAERSINLFHCLNELNDRSLVEQIQQALSSGSLSTDKLSPAQWSALVFILLSSGKHLDVFELKKYSASEEALLRLLPVVKASNKAV
- the LOC142372135 gene encoding uncharacterized protein LOC142372135 isoform X5, with translation MDPSDRNSQRPEPEPEPEYSSGSFPRGSVGNLSRNNRSLSSGYPIYQRPEPEPEPEPSCVSMQSDRSKGHLIDFKADQRSRPQSSYQRPEPEPEPEPEPEPEPGPEPSCVSFKSDWSNPRIINFQHDVPSDQHSYQRPEPEPEYSSRSFPRGSVGNLSRNNRSLSSAQHIYQRPEPEPEPEPSCVSMQSDRSKGRLIDFKADQRSRPQSSYQRPEPEPEPEPEPGPEPSCVSFKSDRSNPRIINFQHDVPSAQHSYQRPEPEPEYSSRSFPRGSVGNLSRNNRSLSSAQHIYQRPEPEPEPEPSCVSMQSDRSKGRFIDFKADQRSRPQSSYQRPEPEPEPSCVSFKSDWSNPRSINFQHDVPSAQHIYQRPEPEPEPEPSCVSMQSDWSKGHLIDFKSDQRSRPQRVDQQSSEGPSGPSAQQHQTQLDSIFMLLEDNMLTFVKEELKKMQKALSPDYPECLESQREGEDEEQRSSREALVKITVHFLRRMKQEELADRLQSKLVAAVCGRKVKCALKKKFQCVFEGIPKAGKPTLLNQIYTELYITEGGSGEVNDEHEVRQIEAASRKAGRAETSIRQEDIFKGPPGRDEPIRTVLTKGVAGIGKTVLTQKFTLDWAEGKANQDIHFMFPFTFRELNVLRERKFSLVELVHHFFTETKAAGICSFEQFQVVFIFDGLDECRLPLDFHSKEPLADATEPTSVDVLLTNLIRGKLLPSARLWITTRPAAANQIPAGCVGMVTEVRGFTDPQKEEYFRKRFRDSEQASRIISHIQTSRSLHIMCHIPVFCWITATVLEDVLDTREGAELPSTLTEMYIHFLVVQAKVKQLKYDGGAATDPHWSPESRKMIESLGKLAFEQLQKGNLIFYESDLKECGIDISAASVYSGVFTQIFREERGLYQEKVFCFIHLSVQEFLAALHVHRTFSNSGLNLMVEQQKRFKSFKDKKDLKYLHQIAVNKALESPNGHLDLFLRFLLGLSLQTNQRLLRGLLTQTGSSSQTNQETVDYIKEKISWDLSAERSINLFHCLNELNDRSLVEQIQQALSSGSLSTDKLSPAQWSALVFILLSSGKHLDVFELKKYSASEEALLRLLPVVKASNKAV